The Deinococcus betulae DNA segment GAGTGGTGAGCACGCGGCCCGGCCCAGCGAAGATGACGCCGAATGCGCCATCACGACGTTTTTGACCACGATGTCGACGTGGACGATGGAAGATCTGAAGGCGGCCGTACCGAACGAAACTGAGCCTGGAAAATACGAGGTCATGCTGGCCACGCTCCAGGCTCCTGGTTACCGGGCCACACCCCAAAGGAACAGCGAAGACGGAACGGTCATCGTGGTACACCGCGCACAGGCGTGGCCCCTCCTGAACGCGAGTGGGCGAGCCGCAGCAGCAGCCCGCCTAGGACCAGGAGCCACACCGGAAGCCATCACACTGGAAAAGAACCGGTACGCCAAGGCTCAGATTGAAACTGGGCAAGTCGAGTCTCTCAGTTTCATTCTGGACCACATTCCTTTTTCTTGGGAGGGACAGCAGTGGGCAGTCAAGTCCGGACCAACGCTGATCGGGTCATTGACCCAGCCCTAATTCCCTACACCACCCATTACCGTGACCTGTCACGCCCACCGAGTCGCCCGGTGGGCGATGATCATGTAGCCCTTTTCCGTGAAATTGACCGCTGGTCGGCTGTCAGCATTCGAGATGTGGCGCAGGCCTTGGGGACAGCGGAGACCCGACTGCTGATTCAAGACCACTACCTCCTGCATGCTCCTACCTTGATCGGCGGCGTCGTCACGCTGGGTCCTGCGGCGCAGCGCCATATTCACCCCGAGCAGCGGCCTTGGGTACAGAGCACCACCGAAGCCATCAACCATGTATACGTCCGCGAAGGTGTGAAAGGGCTGCTGGCGCAGGGCCACGCTTACGACCAGGCGGCCGCCCACCACCGACATTGGATGGTGTCGCCAGAGGGGCAGTCACTGCTCGTTATGGGCAAGTGTGTCGGTGGCGGCTTCAGTCCGAGGGCGATCCGGACAGTCCTCACTCAACACCGATCCTACCTACTGTCGAAAGAGGCTCGCCTGCTGGTCCTGACGCCCCAGTTCGTGCGGCTGGGCAAGGTGGCGCAGGCCGAACCACATCTGGTCACACTGGCCCGGCTCTCGGTAGATGAGGTGGCGGCGCAAACGGCCGTCACCCTTGATCCGACCACCAGTTCAAGTGCAGCACCTGAACCCCATGGGCGCCCAGACGGTCCTGGAGGCGGCGGGCCCGCACGCCGCTGGTAACCCCCCAGACCAAACCAGCGTAGTCCCGAGAGAACTGCTCCAGCTTCTGCTCAATGACCCGCGCACGGTACGACCCGGCGTCGTATTCGATGGCCACCCGGTGCTCCCCCAGCAGATACACTGCATCGGGCTTGTTCGACCGGCCGAGGGCCGCCGCGCCAGACTGCCAGTCCTGAGGCGCGGCGGCCAGCTGAAGCCGAATCTCAGCTGTGCCAGCCAGGTGCCCCACCTGCTCTGCACTCAGCCGGCGCTCCATCGACGCTTCCAAGGTAACGAAAGGGACGACAGTCCTAGAACGCACACTGCGGTAGACGGGTTGCAAGGTCGCACTGAACTGGGTGAAGTCTTTTAGGGGCTGCAACTGCGAGGGGCTCAGGTCAAAGTGGCGCTCAAGCTGCGCGCCGCTCAGCACCCGGTCGGTGCGAAGAGCGGCGCGCAGGCGGGCCAATTTGGTGAGCAGGGGGTTACCGGCCCCCATCAAAGCCTACGAACAAGATGTTCAGGGGTGCGCCGCGGTCGATGTGACCCAGAGTGACCACTGACGCCGTGCTTTCCGGCAACTTGAAACTATTGACAGCGCCGCCCAGCAGGGTCATCCAAAACGGGGGGGCTGTTTTACTCACGGTGGTCTGGCCGTTGGCGATCACCGTCGTCCCCGCCTGCAACTGAGCGTTGGCAGCCTGCTGAACTCCGGTCAAAGTCCCACGGACCGCGTCAATGGCCGCCGAGGGAGCAGATGCACGGTAGGACGGCGTCAGGCCGATGGTGCCGTCTGCCGAGACTCCAGTCGCTCGGATCCGAAGGGCCTGCCCGGTAGGGAGGGCCAGTTCGGTGAAGGTCATCTGCACCCGTTTGGTGGCGTCCAGGGTCGCCGTACCTTTCCACACAAAATTGCCCTGCGCGGCTGGGGTGGTCACGAAAAACTCGACCGTTCCGCCTTCAATCAGATCCAAGGCCACCACCATGCGCGCAGGAATCAGTTGGCCCATTTGAAACGGCGCCTCTACGCTTGGTCCAGCCGACGGCTGGGTTCCTGCAGCACTGACCTCCACTGGCGCTGCCTCCCGCGCAGGTGCAGCGGGGGCGGCGCTGAACAGAACCCGGGTGCCGCCCCGTGCCGTGACATTCGGCGCTTCCGGAGTCGAACCGTTCGCCTGCTGCTGAACTTGCCGCGCCTCTGATGGGGCAGCGGTACCCGACTGACCGAGAGATTTGAAGCCAGCACTGGCCTTCGGATCATAGATGACCTTCAAGGCTGTTCCTGTGGCCGGGCGTACCCCGGTCGCACTCGGGGCTGGGGTATTACTTGCCGGAGCTGATGCTTGAGTGGACGGTTCAGCAGCGCCGGCATTCGACGAATCAGCCGACTGCCCTGCGCCACTTGACCAGACGGACATCCGTCCAGTCTTCTGAACCGCTGGTGACGCCGAGGCCGCGTAAACGACGTTGATGCTGGGCTTTGCAGGCGCTGCCACCGCTTCACGGCCTGGCTGAGTGGTCGGCACGGCTGTTGACGGCGCCGCAACTGTGGCAGTGGACGGCTCGGCCACGTGAACGGGTACGCCGGAAGCAGCTGTCTGCCCGTAGATATCGTCCCAGTTCACGGCGGTCTGTGGTGGTGTCGATGTAGAGGACGGAGGGGTCGCCGCCGTTACGGTGACCGGCGCGACCGGATCAGGCATCCGGGCACTTGAAACGTCGTTGTAGCTGCTGTCTGGCACCGCAGCGCTGCTGGGGGGGGGCGTGTAAACGGAAGTGGGCGGGGGCGCATAGGCCGTCGAAGCAGCAGGAGGGGTGTAAGACGAGCTGGAATCATCGTAGGCCGGTGAGGAATAGGACGGTGTGTTCAAGTCAGATGCTGTAGGTGCCACAGCGGACGCCGTAGGCGCGGTGCCCTGCCCCTGTGGAGGTGGCTGGAGTGGACTGGTGGTCTGCGAAGGATACTGCGGTAGTCCAGAGGGTGCTGTCGCGGTCTGACCTGATTCTCCTGAGGGCGTCTCTGCGGTCTGGGGCATAGGTTTCGCGGCGGTCTTTGAAGCCGACTTGGGCAGAAACATCAAGGCACCCAGCCCAAGAATGGCCACGCCCGCGGCGGCTGCCCCGACCATTCGCATATCGACGACTGGCGCGCCATTCGTGGTTTTGCGGGAAAACCGTCTGGTGACACGCTCAATGAAATTCTCCCGGCCCTGAAGCGCGGCCGCCTGTTCCTGAAGCAGCACGGACGAGTGAAGTTCGGCATCGTCTACCCGGGCCAGGGAGGCCTGGATAGCCAGCTGAGGATCACGGCCTTTGAGGGCTTCGATAACCGTTGCGAAGTCCGGGCTGTTGGGATCTTCAGGAAGCTCGAGCCCGTGAGCGGCAATCTGAGGCCGGAGCGTGTTGATCTGCTCCTGGTCGTAAACGAAATGCGGCTGCGTGTCTTCTGTCATACCGGCAGCCTAGGTGCGGCCAAGTTCTGCCCACCGCTCACCCTTCTTCGGCAATAGAGCGGGAGGGTGACGCGGCGGGAACCTGAATCCTCCTACGGTCAGGGAGTTCGCCTCGGGCGCGAACGTGGAGGAAATATGTACGCACACATGGTTCGCAGTCGCTTCACCCAGTTCAGCCAGAAGTTGGGCGTCTCTCCCCTTACCCTCGTCATCTGGCTGGGCATTTTGTCTATCTTGTTGATGGTGTGTGTTGCTGGAGCAAGCAACACTGGGGGGCCCACCAACCCTTTCGACAGCACCTTTGAGTCACAGGGCAAGATCGGCTGTGGCTGGGTCGCGTCTTTCGTCAGCTCAATTCTGGTGCGGATCATCTTCTTCGGGATGGCGATCATCGGCTTCGTGATGGGTCTAGCCCGCATGCGCAACGGCTGGGCCACCTGCGCGGTGGGCATCGTGGGGGGCATTTTGTCACTGCAGGCTATTCCGCTGGGCAAGAACCTCGGCATCGTGCCCCCCCAGTGCGGGCTGTAATTCACCGTAAGTAGAGGGCGTTATGGAATATGACCGGATCTACCGCTTTGATCAGGAGCCCGAATGGCGGTTTGGCATTACCTGGCCCAAACTTGGAAAATCCGCTGGCGTCGGCACGGTGGTCTTCCTGCTGATTGGCGGCGTGGTCCAGGGCATTCCACTGCTGGCTATCCTCCTGGGGGTGGTCGTGGCGACCTATCTCGCCATTGCCACGTATGAGCGGGCCGTGCCCAAACGTTACATCCAGAACCTCTACTACTACATGACGACGCCGATGGTTTTCTCGGTCACCAACGACAGTCATCCCCTGCCACTCGCGGTGCCCAGGCACCTGGCCTCACCTCAGCGCCCCAAGGCGTTGCACCCCGCCCAGCCTTAAGTCCAACAGTGCAGCCGACCCGTTACCAGCAACGGGTCGGCTTTGTTCTTGGGGCCAACCAGAAAGCTCCTACGGTAAATCCATGTCTCTAATTGCGATGCTCCGAAGTCGGCTCGTGCCCCATCGCCCGTCCAGCTGGACTGAGAAGTCCGTCATGCTGGGCATTCATAAGAACGTGCACTTTGCCCGGAACGGTACATCCGAGATTGGCTTTGAGGTGTTCCTGCCGCCATCACTCTTGGTGGACGGTGTTCGGCGTGACGCCATCAAACACACCCTCAACGTGCTGCTCAGCCGGGCGCTCCCCGTAGGTGCACGGGGACGGTTCATTGTGGACAACGCCGATCTGGAGGAGTGGGAACTGAGGCGCTGCACCTTGGCCGTCCCCCAAGACGCCAGCGTCCTGAGCGAAGTGATCGAGGCCGACAATGCGAGCCTTACCCGCGCCCGAAAGGCCGGAGAGCTCAAGGTGCTGCGCTACTACCTTCTGGTCAAGCTCGACCGCAAGATTCCCAAGGGGCGGAGTTTATCGGAACGGGAACGAGACCTGATGACGGACTACGCCAATGCCTTTGCCAATCGTCTGGGCACGGCCTTGGACGCGGCCGGCTGGAGCCCTCTGCGCATGCAGTCCCAAGACATCGCCGACCTCATCTACAAGTACCGCAACCGGCAATTCGGGCGCATGGCAAAGCCGTTCCGGAGTGTGGTCCCCACGGGCGCCCTGGGTGCCCGCGAACTCCAAGGAAATCCCAATCATGACCTGCCGTCGCCCCGACGCCAGATGTCTGAATCTTCGGTCGACAAATCCAATCCCGGATTTCTCGTCGTCGGCAGCCACCTGGTCAATGTGGTCAGTTGGACGGAAATCGAGGACGGTGGCACCCAGAGCGGGATGCTGGAGCACCTGCTGACAGTCATGCGTGAAGTGGATTTCTTCCTCATGATCGACTTCGTGATGGTGAACCCCACCACCAAGAAAGCAGCACTGTCTTACAAGGCAGAAGGCGCCAAAAACAGCATTGAAGATGGCGGCGGATCGGCCAATCAAGCCATCAACGACGAGATGCAGGAAGCGCTCTACAACCTTACGCGTGGTCACGACAAGATGGTGCTGTTTGGCGTGGCTATGGTGATTTACGCCAAGACCATTGAGCAGCTTCACGACAGCACCCGGCGGGCGCGAACTGAAATGGGTCAGGTGGGCGGTGCCATTGCCCGCATTGGCAACGTGGAAAACATCAAACAGTACGAACTTCTGGAGCCATTCAACGGCCAGAACAACCAGTATCTGTTTGACGGACGCACCCTGAACGTCGCAGCGCTGATCCCGCAGGTTGGGTCCTGGATCGGCACAGAAGACCCCCTGGTGGTCTTTCGCAATCGTCAGGGCGGCTTGACTCCAATCAATCAAGCCGTGGGCACGAACAACTCGGGCACGTTCATCCTCGGGGGCGCAGGCAGCGGCAAATCCAACCTCAACATGACGATGCTGCTCAATGTTTGTGCACTCAAGGGCCGAGTCTATATTCTCGACCTCAAAGAGGATTACAAGACGCTGGTACAGGCCGTTGAAGGCGAAGTAATCACCATTCGACCTGGGGCCAAGCTCCCCAACGGCGATCATGTCCGCATCAACATGTTCGACTTGCCTGTTGGCGAGGTGCGGCCGTCATCCGATAAACGCAACCTGCTGATGGGCATGTTCAAAGCCATGCTGATGTCCAGTGGAGGCCTGGGACCTCTGGACTACACCATCCTCACCAGCGCCATTGAATCAGCGTATGCACTGGCCGTGGGCAGCATTCCAGGGATGGAAGAACTGACGGAGTATTACAAGCCTTTTTACCTCTCAGACTTCGTGCGCATCATGCGGAACCTGCCCACTGTGGCCGGCGTCGCACCCGACGACACCATGCAGCAGGCCATCAAAACGCTGGCCGCTCGCCTGGGGGCCTTCACCGGCAATTCGCCTCTGGGCCCTTTCATGGACGGACCGACGACCGTTCGCGTTCAGGCCGACGTCACCTGCTTTGACATCTCGGCCATGCGCGAGGAGTCCGCACGGGAACTCCGGCGAATCGGCATGATTCTGCTGGTTGACCTGATCTGGCGCAGCGGTCTAGAGAGCCCAGGGGTCATCAAGTACCCCGTCTTCGAAGAGCTGGGGGCCATGGCCGAGATCGAAGAGGCCGCCACTTTCGTGGCAAACATGTTCAAAGTCGGCCGTTCGGCTGGCTTCTGGCCAGTTGCCATAACGCAGGAAATCGGCGACCTGATGAAAGTCAAAGGCATCATCAACAACAGTGCCCTGCGCCTGATCGGCAACGTGTCTGAGGAAGAGGCCGAAGAAATTGTCAAGGCCTTGAAACTGAGCCCGGCGACACACGATGCAATCAACAGCCTGGGCGGCGGCCGCGACTTCCGAGAATACGTGGCGCTTCTGGAGTTGAGCAGCGGCGTTCTGGTGGGCGACGTGATTCAGAACCATTTGCACCCTTTCAAATACTGGCTGACAACCACCAAACAGGAAGACACCACCCGGCTGGCCGCGTACGCAGAGCGGCTCGGCGGCAACCGAGTGGCTGCGGCCAAAGCGCTGGCCGGCATCGTGGCCGCCTAAGGAGAAACCCTATGAAAACGACCCGGCTGTTTATGTTGACCGCTGCTCTGCTGGGCAGCTCCGTGCAGGCGACAGGGATTACCCCACCCACACAGATCAGCAACGCCTACGACTTTTACAAGCGGAACAAGGCCTGGCTGACCTCGCTCACTGACCTACAGTCCATCAGCGACCGCATCTTCAACGAAGACAACATGAAAAATATCGCTGGCGTGATGCTCCAGCGCCTGGCCGATCAGGGCTTCAATACCTTGGGCATCAATCCAGATGGCTTTTTAAATGACATGCAGGCCCAGATTGACGCCATCAAGGCAGAAATCAATAAGGGGCAAGCATACATCGCTTCCGGCGCGTTCATGAAACCGGGCACCAAGGATGTCGACACGTCCATCGCCTTCAACCCTACGTTGCAACAGATGAAGCGCGACAGCGCCGTGCAGCGTCTCCAGGCCGATGAACAGACCAAAGTCCAGCTTCAAAACACGGCTGACAGCGCCAAAACTGTGGAAGAGACCCTTAAAACCTCCGAAACACTTCAAGACCGTGCCAAGGACGTGGCCAGTCAATCGCTTGAGCTGGGCAACACCCTGAACGGGGTCGACAGCACCCGTGACGGCGTCCAGGTGCTGGGCCAGATCATCCTGGAAGACATGAACAATCGCGCCATGAGCGACGCGGCCCTGGCCGCTCAATTCGCCCAGCTGGCCCGCAGCATGGACATCACGAACCAGACCATGGGCGCCGTGGTCAGCGACATCATCGCCAAGAAAAAAGGTGAGGCTCAGGCCCGGCAGCAGATCGTCGAGGAGCAGGTAGCGCAGTCGGTGGCCCGCGCTGACCAGACGGCCCAGACCATCGAGTCCACCGGGGTCACCATCAGCAATCTGACAGCGCCTACGACACCAAGTTCCACCTCTGTTGGTGACCTTCTGCGGGGCAACTGATGTCCCGCAGGACAGCGGCGATCCTGGGCCTGCTGCTGGCCATGTGGGCAGGTCAGGCCCATGCAGTCAATGCCACGCCCGGCCTCTCTCTGGATCTCAGTGACTACATTCAGAATCCGGGCGACTGGCTCAGATTGATTGCAGCAGACATCGGGAAATATCACATCTACGGCTCCCTGGCCCTGTTTGGCCAGTACCTAATCGGCGGCTTGGGCCTATACACGATCTTCTTCAAAGGCATCCTGCGCAGCAACTGGGGTGTTGTGGGCATGACCATGATTCGGACCCTGATCGTGCTCGCCCTCATGAGCAGTACCCGCGCTGGCAATGGCCCCGTATGGGCCGCCATCGATCTGTCTTCAAGCGGTTGGGTGGCGATCTACGACAAGGCCTCAGGCCTCGCAAACCCTCTCATTAAAAATGCGATTGAACCTGGAACAGCTGCCATGGCGGAGGCGGCCCACAAGTACCTGATGGCCGCCGGTGCCGCATCTGGTATTGCGGAAGTCATCACCACCGCCCAGTGGCACAATCCCGGCAACCCCCTCGACGACGCGACGGTGCAGAGCCTCGTCACAGCCGAAATGCAGGCCCGCAAAACCTCTCCGGTGGATCAGGCCAGTTGGATCGTGCAACTGGGCTATCTGCTGATTCTGGGCTTCTTCTCCCTTTACGTGGCGATCATCATGGGGTCGGCGCTGACCCTGGTGCTGACCGGGTTCACGCTGGTGCTGGCCGTGGTGGCCTGGGGCATCAGCGACGGCAAGATGCTGAAGTGGACCCTGATGGCCGTACTTGGAACGTGGCTGACCGCCCTCCTGACGCCCTTTGTCATGGTCTTGGCCGCCAAAACGACGGTGCAATTCCCCCAACACGTGCTGACACGTCAGGTCGAAAACCACACGGCGCAGTTGGAAGCTCTGGCCTACCAGTACCGCGACGCCATGGTGCAGTGCATGTCGAATGTCACAGGCACCGGCAACGAGCTGGGGGTTCCGAAATGGCTGGGCGGTGACTACACCTGTAGCGGCATCAAGGCTTTCTTCCTGCAGATCAATTCCGGGTTGCAGAGCTTCTTCAATATGATTCGGGGCTTCATCATCTTCGTGATTTCCCTGATCATCGGCCAGGCGATGGGCGCCATGTTCTTGCGGCGTGTACCGGCGTATTTCGCCACGGCACTCAGTACGGGCATCGACTCAGCGGTCTCCGGCATTCAGGCCGTTGGGGCCGCTGCGGTGGCCCGCGCCATCGGCGGTCCA contains these protein-coding regions:
- a CDS encoding replication-relaxation family protein, whose amino-acid sequence is MGAGNPLLTKLARLRAALRTDRVLSGAQLERHFDLSPSQLQPLKDFTQFSATLQPVYRSVRSRTVVPFVTLEASMERRLSAEQVGHLAGTAEIRLQLAAAPQDWQSGAAALGRSNKPDAVYLLGEHRVAIEYDAGSYRARVIEQKLEQFSRDYAGLVWGVTSGVRARRLQDRLGAHGVQVLHLNWWSDQG
- a CDS encoding VirB4 family type IV secretion system protein, with translation MLGIHKNVHFARNGTSEIGFEVFLPPSLLVDGVRRDAIKHTLNVLLSRALPVGARGRFIVDNADLEEWELRRCTLAVPQDASVLSEVIEADNASLTRARKAGELKVLRYYLLVKLDRKIPKGRSLSERERDLMTDYANAFANRLGTALDAAGWSPLRMQSQDIADLIYKYRNRQFGRMAKPFRSVVPTGALGARELQGNPNHDLPSPRRQMSESSVDKSNPGFLVVGSHLVNVVSWTEIEDGGTQSGMLEHLLTVMREVDFFLMIDFVMVNPTTKKAALSYKAEGAKNSIEDGGGSANQAINDEMQEALYNLTRGHDKMVLFGVAMVIYAKTIEQLHDSTRRARTEMGQVGGAIARIGNVENIKQYELLEPFNGQNNQYLFDGRTLNVAALIPQVGSWIGTEDPLVVFRNRQGGLTPINQAVGTNNSGTFILGGAGSGKSNLNMTMLLNVCALKGRVYILDLKEDYKTLVQAVEGEVITIRPGAKLPNGDHVRINMFDLPVGEVRPSSDKRNLLMGMFKAMLMSSGGLGPLDYTILTSAIESAYALAVGSIPGMEELTEYYKPFYLSDFVRIMRNLPTVAGVAPDDTMQQAIKTLAARLGAFTGNSPLGPFMDGPTTVRVQADVTCFDISAMREESARELRRIGMILLVDLIWRSGLESPGVIKYPVFEELGAMAEIEEAATFVANMFKVGRSAGFWPVAITQEIGDLMKVKGIINNSALRLIGNVSEEEAEEIVKALKLSPATHDAINSLGGGRDFREYVALLELSSGVLVGDVIQNHLHPFKYWLTTTKQEDTTRLAAYAERLGGNRVAAAKALAGIVAA